One bacterium genomic region harbors:
- a CDS encoding alpha/beta fold hydrolase — translation MILSETQVQGHSCLVLDPPIIPAGAPVIVILHGLGTNADDLAPLADELRLEGCRFVLPDAPLHLKGYPEGAYAWYDFQAHDREEIVESREYLFKVLDRFSNDPNLRPAPGVEKKPSPVVLMGFSQGGVMSLEAGLNYKGKVAGIVSMSGYMPDPWSTLTKAEAPLDLPILLVHGTLDDVVPVDGSRHAEESLKQTGYSAVERKEFPMGHTISPESLDVVREFLKKVLGR, via the coding sequence ATGATCCTTTCCGAAACACAGGTCCAAGGCCATTCCTGCTTGGTGCTGGACCCTCCCATCATCCCGGCGGGCGCCCCGGTCATTGTCATTCTCCATGGGTTGGGCACCAACGCGGACGACCTGGCCCCCTTGGCCGATGAATTAAGGCTGGAGGGCTGCCGTTTCGTCCTCCCGGACGCTCCCCTCCATTTGAAGGGTTATCCGGAAGGGGCCTATGCCTGGTATGACTTCCAGGCCCATGACCGGGAAGAGATCGTGGAAAGCCGGGAATATCTCTTCAAGGTCCTGGACCGTTTTTCTAATGATCCGAATTTGAGGCCCGCGCCTGGGGTCGAGAAAAAACCTTCGCCGGTGGTCTTGATGGGGTTCTCGCAGGGTGGGGTCATGTCGCTGGAAGCGGGCTTGAACTACAAGGGGAAGGTCGCCGGGATCGTCTCGATGAGCGGTTATATGCCCGATCCCTGGTCCACCTTGACCAAGGCGGAAGCCCCCTTGGACCTGCCGATCCTCTTGGTGCATGGCACCCTGGACGATGTGGTCCCGGTGGACGGCTCCCGGCACGCGGAAGAGTCCCTGAAACAGACCGGTTATTCGGCGGTGGAACGGAAGGAATTCCCCATGGGCCACACCATCAGCCCGGAATCGTTGGACGTCGTGCGGGAGTTCTTGAAGAAGGTCTTGGGACGTTAA
- the htpX gene encoding protease HtpX: MWFRRIGLFLAVNLLVMVTISMIVHFLGLENFLTQRGVDYGSLMIFCLVWGMGGSFLTLMISRWSAKTMMGVQVLDPENPGGAEERWLVQTVHNLAQRAGLTTMPEVGIYESPDPNAFATGPDKHHALVAVSTGLFNAMEREEIEAVLGHEMTHITNGDMVTLTLIQGVINAFVMFLAYAVSIALTRGSDNDRREGSPMAQFFLRMVLEMVFGILGMIPVMAFSRWREYRADAGGAGLTSRQQMANGLRALQRYIHQPKPSEPASIAAFKISAPGGSLFASHPPLEKRIQRLEAGGMTDPGF, translated from the coding sequence ATGTGGTTCCGTCGCATCGGTCTTTTCCTGGCCGTCAACCTGTTGGTGATGGTCACCATTTCCATGATCGTCCATTTCCTGGGGTTGGAGAATTTCCTGACCCAGCGGGGCGTCGACTATGGCTCCTTGATGATTTTTTGCCTCGTTTGGGGTATGGGCGGGTCGTTCCTCACGCTGATGATCTCCCGTTGGTCGGCCAAGACCATGATGGGAGTCCAGGTCTTGGATCCGGAGAACCCGGGTGGGGCCGAAGAGCGCTGGTTGGTGCAAACCGTCCACAACTTGGCCCAAAGGGCGGGGCTTACCACCATGCCCGAGGTCGGGATCTATGAAAGTCCCGACCCGAACGCTTTTGCCACCGGGCCCGATAAACATCATGCCCTGGTGGCCGTTTCCACGGGACTTTTCAATGCCATGGAACGTGAGGAGATCGAGGCGGTCCTGGGCCATGAGATGACCCACATCACCAACGGCGACATGGTGACCCTGACCCTCATCCAAGGTGTCATCAACGCCTTCGTCATGTTCCTGGCCTACGCGGTTTCCATCGCCTTGACCCGTGGTAGCGACAACGACCGCCGGGAGGGTAGCCCAATGGCCCAATTCTTCCTGCGGATGGTCCTGGAAATGGTCTTCGGGATCCTGGGGATGATCCCCGTGATGGCCTTCTCAAGGTGGCGGGAATACCGCGCGGACGCCGGTGGGGCCGGTTTGACCAGCCGCCAGCAGATGGCCAACGGCCTACGGGCCCTGCAACGCTACATCCATCAACCCAAACCCTCGGAACCGGCCTCCATCGCCGCCTTCAAGATCTCCGCGCCCGGAGGATCCCTTTTCGCCTCCCATCCGCCGCTGGAAAAGCGGATCCAGAGGTTGGAGGCAGGGGGAATGACGGACCCGGGTTTTTGA
- a CDS encoding tetratricopeptide repeat protein, whose amino-acid sequence MGSSVHHLETLLRQAEEERSSSHFAHAARIYKKLSAHPRLDALDRAQALLGLADMERIQGDFQDSLRHYAQGARTLRTKDPALYWDAQVGWALAARACGRPMEALAILQKAQAFYKKEKDPGGEAFSHWALGGTWRIAGNMKKGLQELLIALRAFKKLRDPEGIAYTCCALGGIFRMLGRYDESGKYYREANRRMRQRKDTFGIAYSYCGLGNVERMNDRFRQALPFYKKAEKLYGTIGDRVSYAYTLWSIGTTHKMLGEYPQAILAFHQADDLFRKTGDTRGRIYALLGFAEVRFLQKHRNKGMDSWRQAKRIADQSHFTWENLHVRALTGGKVRDLRGHYRRAGSDFFPIDFPINWP is encoded by the coding sequence TTGGGATCTTCGGTCCACCATTTGGAAACACTTCTTCGACAAGCCGAGGAAGAACGATCGTCCTCCCATTTCGCCCATGCGGCAAGGATCTACAAAAAGCTCTCGGCCCATCCCCGATTGGACGCCCTCGACCGGGCCCAAGCGTTGCTCGGACTGGCCGATATGGAACGCATCCAGGGGGATTTCCAGGACTCCCTACGGCACTACGCCCAAGGGGCCCGAACCCTCCGCACAAAGGATCCCGCCCTCTATTGGGACGCTCAAGTCGGTTGGGCCCTGGCCGCCCGGGCTTGTGGAAGGCCGATGGAAGCCCTCGCCATCCTCCAAAAAGCCCAGGCCTTCTATAAAAAAGAGAAGGATCCCGGCGGCGAAGCCTTCTCCCATTGGGCTTTGGGCGGCACCTGGCGCATCGCCGGGAACATGAAAAAGGGCCTGCAGGAATTGCTCATCGCCCTGCGGGCCTTCAAAAAGCTTCGGGATCCCGAAGGGATCGCCTATACCTGCTGCGCCCTGGGCGGCATTTTCCGCATGTTGGGCCGCTATGACGAATCCGGGAAATATTACCGGGAAGCCAACCGCCGGATGCGCCAACGGAAGGACACCTTCGGCATCGCCTACTCCTATTGCGGGTTGGGGAACGTCGAACGGATGAATGACCGATTCCGCCAGGCCCTTCCCTTCTACAAAAAGGCCGAAAAGCTTTATGGGACCATCGGCGACCGGGTCAGCTACGCCTACACCCTTTGGTCCATCGGGACCACCCACAAGATGCTCGGAGAATATCCCCAAGCCATCCTGGCCTTTCATCAAGCGGACGATCTTTTCAGGAAGACCGGGGACACCCGGGGACGCATCTATGCCCTGCTTGGTTTCGCCGAGGTCCGGTTCCTCCAAAAGCATCGGAACAAAGGAATGGATTCCTGGCGTCAGGCCAAGAGGATCGCGGACCAGAGTCATTTCACCTGGGAAAACCTGCATGTCCGGGCGTTAACAGGCGGAAAAGTCCGTGACTTAAGGGGACATTACCGAAGAGCCGGTTCGGATTTTTTCCCTATCGATTTCCCCATCAATTGGCCCTGA
- a CDS encoding polysaccharide deacetylase family protein: protein MKRYAFLFFFLTCLPAWAGDGFPVIEVAPWNGHKAATSLTFDDGDHSHLDVAIPELDQRGMKATFFLIANQIDRKDEWRRIIAKGHEIGNHSLDHRHPAEMTPPQQEAQVVGANHVLQKEFGVQVRSFAYPFTEITPELQKALGKTDLLARGGYGKDYVLTPAMDPDWLDIPARMTETKLPLSTYRRWIVEDVKKGGWLVWMIHGLEGTVSGWNPILRKNFTAILDDIAAKDIWVGTFTEVGSYFMGAKILGKAGARTEGNRKTYRWDLPEFFPPHVFLKVRLKGEGVLFQDGKRLRPDESGLYPVDLDQKSLTLGRK from the coding sequence TTGAAGCGTTACGCCTTCCTGTTTTTCTTTCTGACCTGCCTCCCGGCCTGGGCCGGGGATGGGTTTCCAGTGATCGAAGTGGCGCCCTGGAACGGCCACAAGGCCGCGACCTCCCTGACCTTCGATGACGGCGATCATTCCCACTTGGACGTGGCCATCCCCGAGCTCGACCAAAGGGGGATGAAGGCCACTTTTTTCCTCATCGCCAACCAGATCGACCGCAAGGATGAATGGCGGCGGATCATCGCCAAGGGCCATGAGATCGGGAATCACAGCTTGGACCACCGGCATCCCGCCGAAATGACGCCCCCGCAGCAGGAAGCCCAGGTGGTGGGGGCCAATCACGTGCTCCAAAAGGAGTTCGGCGTCCAGGTCCGGAGTTTCGCCTATCCCTTCACCGAGATCACCCCGGAATTGCAAAAAGCCCTGGGAAAGACCGATCTTTTGGCCCGGGGAGGTTATGGGAAGGACTATGTCCTGACGCCGGCCATGGATCCGGATTGGCTCGACATTCCCGCCCGGATGACCGAGACCAAGCTCCCCCTTTCCACTTACCGCCGATGGATCGTGGAGGACGTCAAGAAGGGCGGGTGGTTGGTCTGGATGATCCACGGATTGGAAGGAACGGTCTCAGGGTGGAACCCCATCTTGCGCAAGAACTTCACGGCCATCCTGGACGACATCGCGGCCAAGGACATCTGGGTCGGGACCTTCACGGAAGTGGGCAGCTATTTTATGGGGGCCAAGATCCTCGGGAAGGCCGGGGCCAGGACCGAAGGGAACCGGAAGACCTACCGGTGGGACCTGCCCGAATTTTTCCCGCCCCATGTTTTTTTAAAGGTCCGCTTGAAGGGCGAGGGCGTCCTGTTCCAGGACGGGAAGCGGCTCCGGCCGGACGAAAGCGGGCTCTATCCGGTCGATCTTGACCAAAAGTCGTTGACTCTCGGGCGGAAATAG
- a CDS encoding LacI family DNA-binding transcriptional regulator — protein MATIKDVAKRAGVTIGTVSRVLNNKKWVSEDCRKRVLVAIKDLHYKPQAHARRLRQKHSKICGVIAPHHTSVFRSPFFTHIMRGLEEVAAEKQYRLLLHPLSETARAQISYRALLGDGSVDGMFVLNAWSTDASIRELAEAQVPFVLVNGKITGQEDLPYVGFDNRGGVRIAIDHLVKLGHERIGIINGKMTTTNALERFQSFQENLAEHKLEFQQEWAADGDFEEEGGYKAALKILGAVRRPSAILCASDLMAIGAIRALREKGLNVPGDISVIGFDNMDEAAYHEPAITTVAFSAYEMGKLAARKMFQMISQEDLAEKASTLQPELLERESTRKVH, from the coding sequence GTGGCTACCATCAAGGATGTCGCCAAACGAGCCGGGGTCACCATTGGAACCGTTTCCAGGGTCCTCAACAACAAGAAGTGGGTCAGCGAAGATTGCCGCAAGCGCGTGCTGGTGGCCATCAAGGACCTGCATTACAAGCCCCAGGCCCATGCCCGCCGCCTGCGCCAGAAACATTCCAAGATCTGCGGGGTCATCGCACCCCACCACACCTCGGTTTTCCGCAGCCCCTTCTTCACCCACATTATGCGGGGACTGGAGGAAGTGGCCGCCGAGAAGCAGTACCGCCTCCTGCTGCATCCTTTGAGCGAGACCGCCCGGGCCCAGATCTCCTACCGCGCCCTGCTCGGCGACGGCAGTGTGGACGGCATGTTCGTGTTGAACGCCTGGTCCACCGACGCCTCCATCCGCGAACTGGCCGAGGCCCAGGTGCCTTTCGTGCTGGTGAACGGCAAGATCACCGGCCAGGAGGACCTTCCTTATGTCGGGTTCGACAACCGGGGAGGGGTGAGGATCGCCATCGACCATCTGGTCAAGCTGGGCCACGAGCGCATCGGCATCATCAATGGGAAGATGACCACCACCAACGCGTTGGAGCGCTTCCAGTCCTTCCAGGAGAACCTGGCCGAACATAAGCTGGAGTTCCAACAGGAATGGGCGGCCGATGGGGATTTCGAGGAGGAGGGCGGTTATAAGGCGGCCCTGAAGATCCTCGGCGCGGTGCGCCGTCCCAGCGCCATCCTTTGCGCCAGCGACCTGATGGCCATCGGGGCCATCCGGGCGCTCCGGGAGAAGGGCCTCAACGTGCCGGGCGACATCTCGGTCATCGGGTTCGACAACATGGACGAGGCGGCCTACCATGAGCCGGCCATTACCACGGTCGCCTTCTCCGCCTATGAAATGGGGAAACTGGCCGCCCGGAAGATGTTCCAGATGATCTCCCAGGAGGACCTGGCCGAAAAAGCCTCCACGCTCCAGCCTGAGTTGCTCGAACGGGAATCCACCCGCAAGGTCCACTAA
- a CDS encoding cytochrome c biogenesis protein CcdA — translation MKILKTLAVLLALSGLPAWALQDSSRVVQVEAYPSLKPVHPDALFTVAVRLRIQKGWHVNAHEGLPDYFIPLELSLPAGGDFSASGEVRYPAGEKKALGGSAKAFPVYEGDQVLYLDIRSAPSAKPGSAVLPLSLKLQACNDKVCLSPATVPVTVQVQVGDLKAPVAPFHPELFQGALASQPASGLSENIIAKYLRNNGILLTFVLIFLGGLALNLTPCVYPMIPLTISYFGNQKAEKPGVILGRAVAYVVGISITYSSLGVTAALTGKILGSSLQSPAVLVGISLVLVVLSFSMFGLYEIQAPAWLLNKIASSSTQGWLGALGMGLVFGIVAAPCVDPFSIGLLTFVAAKANPYLGFIMFFTLSLGLGFPYVWLGFFSTEIQRLPRSGMWMVWVKKIFGMVLLGMPLYFLSPLLPKGWEHFLVPAYLVLGGLLLGWVFSGKGVTEGFKRFQWVFGAVLLALGIVVFQAWPQPVELPFAAYDPATLTRAEKDGKPVFIDFSASWCAPCKELEIKTFSNPKVHEALKGWVLLKADLTQFSSGPVEELKRTYGIMGVPTLVFVGKDGKEKKDLRAVGFINVEEMLQKTAHIGD, via the coding sequence ATGAAAATCCTCAAGACCCTCGCGGTCCTTTTGGCGCTTTCCGGTCTCCCGGCTTGGGCCCTGCAGGACAGTTCTCGGGTCGTCCAAGTCGAGGCTTATCCTTCCCTGAAGCCGGTCCATCCCGACGCCCTTTTCACCGTCGCGGTCCGGTTGCGGATCCAAAAGGGCTGGCATGTGAACGCCCACGAAGGATTGCCCGACTATTTCATTCCCCTGGAACTTTCCCTGCCGGCCGGCGGCGATTTCTCGGCTTCGGGAGAGGTCCGCTATCCGGCAGGGGAAAAAAAGGCCCTGGGTGGATCGGCCAAGGCCTTTCCCGTCTATGAGGGGGACCAGGTCCTTTACCTGGACATCCGGTCGGCGCCTTCGGCCAAGCCGGGCAGCGCCGTCTTGCCGCTTTCGCTCAAGCTCCAGGCCTGCAACGATAAGGTCTGTCTTTCCCCCGCCACCGTCCCCGTGACCGTCCAGGTGCAGGTCGGGGACCTGAAGGCCCCGGTCGCGCCCTTCCATCCGGAGCTTTTTCAGGGCGCCCTGGCGAGCCAACCGGCCTCCGGGCTTTCCGAGAACATCATCGCGAAATATCTCCGCAATAACGGGATCCTGCTGACCTTCGTGCTCATCTTCCTGGGGGGGCTGGCCCTGAACCTGACCCCCTGTGTCTATCCCATGATCCCCCTCACCATCTCCTACTTCGGGAACCAGAAGGCCGAGAAGCCGGGCGTCATCCTGGGCCGGGCGGTGGCCTATGTGGTGGGCATTTCCATCACCTATTCCTCGTTGGGCGTGACCGCGGCCCTGACGGGGAAGATCCTGGGTTCCTCCCTGCAGTCGCCGGCGGTGCTCGTGGGCATCTCCCTGGTGCTGGTGGTCCTTTCCTTTTCCATGTTCGGGCTCTACGAGATCCAGGCGCCGGCCTGGCTCCTGAACAAGATCGCTTCCTCCAGCACCCAAGGCTGGTTGGGGGCCCTGGGGATGGGGCTGGTCTTCGGGATCGTGGCGGCGCCTTGCGTGGATCCCTTCTCCATCGGCCTGCTCACCTTCGTCGCCGCCAAGGCGAACCCTTACCTGGGCTTCATCATGTTCTTCACCCTTTCCCTGGGTTTGGGGTTCCCCTATGTGTGGCTCGGGTTCTTCTCCACCGAGATCCAACGCCTTCCCCGGTCGGGCATGTGGATGGTCTGGGTGAAGAAGATCTTCGGAATGGTGTTGTTGGGCATGCCCCTTTATTTCTTGAGCCCGCTCTTGCCAAAGGGCTGGGAACATTTCCTGGTACCGGCCTACCTGGTCCTTGGCGGCCTTTTGTTGGGATGGGTCTTCTCGGGGAAGGGCGTGACGGAAGGGTTCAAACGTTTCCAATGGGTTTTCGGGGCCGTCCTTTTGGCCCTCGGGATCGTGGTCTTCCAAGCCTGGCCCCAGCCGGTGGAACTCCCCTTCGCCGCTTACGACCCGGCTACCTTGACCCGGGCCGAAAAGGACGGGAAACCCGTCTTCATCGACTTTTCCGCCAGTTGGTGCGCGCCCTGCAAGGAATTGGAGATCAAGACCTTCTCGAACCCAAAGGTCCACGAGGCCTTGAAAGGATGGGTCCTTCTCAAGGCGGACCTGACCCAATTCTCCTCGGGGCCGGTGGAGGAATTGAAGAGGACCTACGGCATCATGGGGGTCCCCACCTTGGTCTTCGTGGGGAAGGACGGGAAAGAGAAAAAGGACCTACGGGCGGTGGGGTTCA